CATCAATAATCATTTTCGCATCAATCGCACAGAAATTATTATCAGAAGTTAATGCCAAAGGATTAATCTCTACCAATTGGGCTTCATAAAGAAAGAAAATAGTTGTCAATTTTTGCAAAAGTTCACTAAATTGATTAACCAGAGATAAATCACCAAACAAATCTAAACAGAGGTTTCTTGCTTGGTAATTTTTTAAACCTAATAATGGGTCAATGTTTATTTTTAAGATACTTTCTGGTCTTTCTCTTGCCAACTCTTCAATTTCAATTCCACCTTCTTTTGAAGCAATAATAATTGGGCTTTTTTCCTGTCGGTCAATAGTTACTGAAAGATATAGTTCTTTTTTTATATCAACAAAACTACTTACCAATACTTTTTCAACAGGTATATCTTTTATTTTTAACGAGAATATTTCTTTTGCTAATTTTTTGGCTTCATTTTCATTTTCTATCTTTTTAATTCCACCTGCTTTACCTCTGCCACCAACCAAAACCTGTGCCTTAAATATACAAGGAAAACCAATCTCTTTAGCAAAAATCATTGCCTCATATTCATTATTTGCCAATTTTTCTTTGGGAGTAAAAATATTAAATCTTCTAAATATCTCCTTTGCTTGATATTCAAACAACTTCATAGATTTTTAATTTTAGTAAAAATTGAGATAAAATCAATAAAATCAATAAAATAACTTTTCATAAAAAATTAAGGCATAGGGGAGGGGGTATATATCTATAAGTCCTTATAAATCAAAGACTTATATAGGTATAGGGTTATCCCTATATCAGTATACTATATAGTCCTTTTAATAATATGAAATAAACTTTTTGATTAAAAATTTTGGGTTGAGTAAAGATTTTTTTAATCTGAGCAATCAAAGGTTAAAATTGTTAATTTAAGATATTTTTAATTTGATTGCCTTTTTGGGGCATTGGTAATAGCATTCTAAACATCTAATACAGTCGGTTTGGTTAGCATTTTCATAGACATTTATATCGGTGGGGCAGACTTTTATACAGATATTACATTTACCACATTTTTCTTTATCAACTTCTAAATGGAAGAGGCTTATCTTATTAAAGAGAGAATAAATCGCACCAATAGGACATATTACTTTGCAAAATATTCTTTTTATAAAGATTGCCAGGATAAAGATAATTATTAATATCAAAATCTTTAGATAGAAAAATAACCCAACCATTGTTTTTAAACTATTCTCTGGGTCGTATAATACTAAAGGGATTCCTGCTTCTAATGTTCCTTGGGGACAAAGTTTACAAAACCAAGGTTCATTGGTAAAAAAGACAATAAAGGTTGCCAAAAATATGAGAAAGATATATTTGAGAAAAGTCAAATCAATTTCTTTTATACGGATTTTTAAGATTATATCTAAGAGAAGACCGATAATTGTTGAAGTTAAAATTATAACAATTTTAATGATTAAAGAAAGATAGTTAAATTTAAGCCAGATTAAAAAATAAGAAGAGAGAAATAGTATAATGGTAAATAAAGGGGTAATTTTAGGAAGAGAGATTTTTTTCTTACTTATTTTAAAAAGTAGGTCTTGGAAAAGACCAAAAGGACATAGCCAACCACAAGCCATTCTGCCAACAAAGGCACCAATAATAAAGAACAAACCCAAGGTATAAAAAGGAAAATCTTTAATTATTATAGAATGTTGATAGGCACCCAATGGACAAGAAAACCAAGTGGTTGGAGTTGACCAGCAGTTTAATATCGGCACCAAAAAACTTTTTAAATATCCGGTATAAATTAATGTCTTTTCAAAAAATACTAAAATATAACTGTTGATTAATATTGTAAAAATTATTTGGGAGATTCTAAAAGGTCTCATCCTAAACCCATACAAGAAAGGCAAAGTAAAATACCGGTGTTAAATACTTCTTTAATCTGTTCTAATCTTACTGCCATAATTAAAAAGATAATTCCAATAATTAAAGGAATTAGAAAGAGATATCTTCTCATTATATTCTCACTTGTAAGGAAGTTTTTATTCCGCTGAAAGGTGCCTCATAACGACAGACACCACCAGAGCAAACAAGTCCGCCCCTTTCTTGG
This genomic stretch from candidate division WOR-3 bacterium harbors:
- a CDS encoding 4Fe-4S binding protein — encoded protein: MRPFRISQIIFTILINSYILVFFEKTLIYTGYLKSFLVPILNCWSTPTTWFSCPLGAYQHSIIIKDFPFYTLGLFFIIGAFVGRMACGWLCPFGLFQDLLFKISKKKISLPKITPLFTIILFLSSYFLIWLKFNYLSLIIKIVIILTSTIIGLLLDIILKIRIKEIDLTFLKYIFLIFLATFIVFFTNEPWFCKLCPQGTLEAGIPLVLYDPENSLKTMVGLFFYLKILILIIIFILAIFIKRIFCKVICPIGAIYSLFNKISLFHLEVDKEKCGKCNICIKVCPTDINVYENANQTDCIRCLECYYQCPKKAIKLKIS
- the sucC gene encoding ADP-forming succinate--CoA ligase subunit beta → MKLFEYQAKEIFRRFNIFTPKEKLANNEYEAMIFAKEIGFPCIFKAQVLVGGRGKAGGIKKIENENEAKKLAKEIFSLKIKDIPVEKVLVSSFVDIKKELYLSVTIDRQEKSPIIIASKEGGIEIEELARERPESILKINIDPLLGLKNYQARNLCLDLFGDLSLVNQFSELLQKLTTIFFLYEAQLVEINPLALTSDNNFCAIDAKMIIDDNALFRHPELKTYEKQEIRNKIEEEAKTLGFSYIKLEGKVGCIVNGAGLAMATLDLIKKYGENPANFLDIGGSTNKERIEKALRLLIQDKDIKVILVNIFGGITRCDDVAQGLLSVIKEIDIPIVARLIGTNQDKAYEILKDTKVILIDDMKEAIKKAVEIAVKL